Within the Enterococcus hirae ATCC 9790 genome, the region CAATTCTTGCTATGAAAAGACACTTGCATATTACCCCTTCATATGATATGTTATTCTGGTATGAGCTGAATTATTCTATCGCTCCAAATCGAGGTAAAGGGGGAAAATTACATGGCAAAAGTTTGTTACTTTACTGGTCGCAAGACAAAAAGTGGAAACAATCGTTCTCATGCGATGAACTCAACAAAACGTACTGTTAAACCTAACTTACAAAAAGTTCGCGTTATGATCGACGGAAAACCTAAAAAAGTTTGGGTGTCAACTCGTGCTTTGAAGTCAGGAAAAGTTGCACGCGTTTAATTGAATGAAGTTTGAACCGTTCGGTGCGTGAACGGTTTTTATTTTTATTATAATGCCTTACTTTTCATAAAAGAAGTTAGTTGAAAAGCCTACAAATGATCTTGATGAACGATCATTTGTAGGCTTTTTAGGTTTTGCCAAGTCCTTAATATTAAACATGTATTCTTTTAAAAACTGGTATTTTATTATTTATAAAATCAGTTTATATAAGTTTTCTTGCCTTTTATTTTCAAAATAAACGTTATTTATTATTGTTTTTTATTTTTTTGGAAATGCCAAGTCTTTTCATGTAGTTAAAAATATGAATATGATAAACTAGAGATAACTTCATATTTCATAGAAATTTGGTGAATGAATCAATGAAAACAAAAATCAAACTTTTTTTAAAAGAAAATGGTCGTTATGCTTTTGCTAGTTTTCTGATCCCTTTTTTGATACTTGCGTTAGTTTACTTAAGTATCGGAATTTATCCAGGAAGTAGCCGAAGCATTCTTGCAAGTGATGCATTTTCTCAATTTTCAAATTTCCATGCAAGCTTTCGGAACATGTTATTAGGAAAGCAAAGTATTTTTTATACTTGGAACGCTTCATTAGGTCTGAATTATTTATCTTTAATTTCATATTACTTAGGCGGATTATTTACTCCGCTTGTTCTTTTGTTTCCTAATAATATGATGCCTGATGCTTTATATTTTCTAACTCTGCTTAAAGTTGGGTTTGCTGGATTATCTTTTTGGTTCCTTGCGCGGACGTATAAAATTCCACGTTGGGGACAAGTGGCTTTAAGTGTTAGCTATGCTTCGATCTCTTTCATTACCGCTCATTCTGAGATCATTATGTGGTTGGATGCGTTTATTTATCTTCCACTTATTATTTTGGGTATCCATCGGGTCATGGATTATAAACGACCAACATTATTATTTGTTAGTTACTTATTGCTCTTTTTATCCAGTTTTTATATGGGCTTTATGATCGGTATTTTTTCTTTTCTTTATTTTATGGCAAGGCTGTTTTCAAAATGGTCACTCTACAAAAAATCGATTGTACCTTATGGGATTACTTCCTTATTAGCTGGTGGAGCATCAATGATCATTATTCTTCCAGCAGTCTTGGATCTCCGATCAAATGGCGAAACATTAACACAGATCACTACACTAAAAACCGAAGCTACCTCATATTTGGATATCATCATGAAAAACATGATCGGTGTCTATGACACAACCAAATATGGCTCCATTCCTTTTATTTATGCTGGTTTGTTTCCATTAGTTTTATGTCTATTTTATTTTGCTAGTCGAAAAATCAACTTAAAGAACAAACTTTTGTATGGTAGTTTATTTGCTTTATTGATTGCTAGTTTCTATCTTGTACCACTCAACCTCTTTTGGCATGGTATGCATGCGCCTAATATGTTTTTGTTCCGCTATTCCTATTTGTTTTCTTTTCTCGTCCTTTTGTTAGCGGCCAAAGGATGGGAACGAATAACTAAAGAGGATCAAGGCTTACTCCTAAGTATCATCATCATTTTAGCAGCAGTTTTTGCTATCGCATGGGGACTTAAGCCTAATAATAGTTACTCTTATATTACAACGACATCGTTTGTCTTAACGATTGTTTTCTTGAGTCTTTACGCGTTAACAATTGGCTTTTTCCAGCAACCAAAACAGCCCGTTAAATACCTTAGCTTATTGTTACTGTTACTGATGACAGGAGAAGCAAGTGTCAATACGAATAGTATGATTCATGGGATATTAGACGATTGGAATTATGCTTCACGAAGCTTATATACTGATCCTGCTCCTAGCATCAAGTCACTTGTTGATCAGACAAAACAAGAATCGGATACTTTTTATCGATTAGAAAATCTTGATCCGATTTCTCCTAATGATTCCATTAACTATGGCTATAGTGGTATCAGTTTGTTTTCTTCTATTAGAAACAGGAACTCTTCTGCTTATCTAGATTCGTTAGGCTTTCGTTCAAGAGGAACAAATCTTAATATCCGCTACGCAAACAATACGTTATTGATGGATGGGTTTACAGGAATAAAATATAATATTGCTAAAAACGACAGTAGCTTTAGCAAATATGGCTTTGTGAAAGAAAGTCAGAGCGATGACTATACACTCTATAAAAATCTAAATGCTTTACCGCTAGCTTTTACAGCACCAGTAGATATTAATCACGTGGAACAACCATTAACTGACAATCTCACGAGTCAAACCAATTTGATCAATCGGCTGGCTGATTTAAATGAGCGGTATTTTACTTTCTACACACCAACTTTGAAAAGCCAACAAAACGTCACAGTAAACAAGACGTCTACCGGGGTGACTTATTCTGAAACCACGAATAACCAGCCCAAAACGCTCACTTGGGAAGTGCGTGTACCAGCAAACACACAAGCTTATCTCAGTTTGTTCCCTACTAACTATGCCCAATTAGAAAGTTCTACCGCCACGATTACTGTCAACGGTGTGTCACGAAAGACTCAGATCAGTATTTCTGGACAATATTATGATCTAGGATATTATCCTCAAGACACAACAGTTACTTTCTCTGCTAGTTTTTATGGCACAAAAGAGGTTAGCTTTATGGAACCTAAAGTTCTTGGACTTGATGTTGTTGCTTATCAAGCAGCAATGAATCAAATCAAAGAAAATGGTGTTGCTATGAAAACGACCGGCCGAACCGCCACTGGTACTGTCAACACATCCGAAGAAAGAATGCTAGTCACAACGATCCCTTATGATGCTGGCTGGTCCGCAAAAATCGATGGAAAGGCAGTCAAAGTCGAAAACTTCAAAGATGCCTTTGTAATGATCAAACTACCTGCAGGCAAACATACCGTCACTTTTAGTTACTTACCTCAAGGTTTTATCATCGGATCGATTTTGTTCGTTCTTTGTATCGGACTTTTTATCCTATATGTGTGGTATCAAAAGAAAGAGCCCAAAGTAAATAAGCGATATAAACATAGTTAATGATCCACTCAGCGCCATCATTTCTAAAATTGAAATGATGGCGCTGATTTTTACGTTGATGACTCTTGTAGTTCTGATTACTTATCTACTACCGTATTCAGTAATTTCATTATGTTCTGTTATCTTCCTTACAGGACTTGTGGAGCCTGCAATCCTTGACGTTGATTGCAGACTCGAACTTGATTCACGCCTTTTCTCCAAAAGCTCTCCTAAGCGTTGAACATCACCCTGTTGATTAGATGAACTGCCATTATTTAAATTCCCACCTCCGGAAAGAGAGGGTGAATTGTCAAGGATCCAATCGCTTATTTTTATTATTTCAACCTACAAAACATGTTCCGTCATGGCAAAACCTACCAAATAAAAAAAGACAGAAAGAAACTTTTCTTCTTTCTGTCCCAATTATTCTATCTCTCATAACCAACATCAATTTCTGATCATTCCTCAACGAAGTTAAAAAGTTAAATGTTCTGGTTTATTGATTACTTATCTGTCGTACCCAACGGCGCCCTTAGGATTATTTACCCGGCTTACAAGATTTGGAGATGCTGTAGGTCTTTCAGACTGCGAATCTATTTTGACCACCTGTGTGCCACAGTCTCCTAAAATTACTCTCAGTTCTTTTTTCTGACCATTACTCAACCTACCGTTATCTACCTTTCCATTCTCCACTTCTCCGTTATTAAACTTGCCATTATTCCCCTCTTCATTACTTAATTGTCTAGCGATTCTTTGATATATTGGGTTGTTTTGCAAGTCTCTAATATTATTCACATATGTAGATTTAGACAAAGGAACTCCACCTGTTTTTTTGGTTTGAGAGGTAAGTTGATTTAAACTGCCTGTTTTTCCTTCTTGTCCTGACTTCTCCTCACTCGGTAATATCAAAGAGGTGTTTTCTGTAAATTCTTTTTTTGCAGACTCTGCTGTTCTTTCTTGTGCTACTGGATTATTTAACTTTATTTGATTTAATACGTCAACGAATTTTCTTCTATGCTCTCCTTGATCAGAAGGTTTAGTTTCTGACGATTCCTTTGTTATTGGCACTGGTATTACTGTTGTCTGATGTATGGGCAGGTTCTTTAGGAATATGTTACCCATAGCGTTTTTAAAAATTTCTTTCTCAGTTGCTGTCATAGCCATAAACGATTTTGAACCAGTTGTTTCTCCCAATATGCTAGTTGGATTTTCCATCTTCGCACTCGATAGTACTGATGGATTATTGTTTGCCGAATTTTTTGCTGAGGCTGATGTTACTATTTTTGGCTGTATGGATGGGTTTTGTTGGAATATATTACCCATAGCATTTTTAAAATTTTCTTTCTCAGCTGCTGTCATAGCCATAAACGATTTTGAACCGGTTGTTTCTCCCAATACGCTAGTTGCATTTCCCATCTTCGCACTCGATAGTATGGATGGATTATTGTTTGCCGAATTTTTTGCTGGGTCTGGTGTTACTATTTTTGGCTGTATGGGTAGTTTTTGTTGGAATATATTACCCATAGCGTTTTTAAATTTTTTTTCTCATCTGCTGTCATAGCCATAAACGATTTTGAACCGGTTGTTTCTCCCAATATGCTAGTTGCATTTCCCATCTTCGCACTCGATAGTATTGATGGATTATTGTTTGCCGAATTTTTTGCTGGGTCTGGTGTTACTATTTTTGGCTGTATGGATGCGTTTTGTTGGAATATATTACCCATAGCGTTTTTAAAATTTTCTTTCTCATCTAGTCTCGTCTCAATAAAGGGTTTTTCCTCATGTACTTCTCCCAGTATGCTGATTAAAGTATTCTGATCTAATTTTTCATTGCTCATATCATTTATTCTCCTTTCGCTCATTAGGTTCTATTATAAAGAAAAGAATCCTCTCTTTAGCAACAACTTTTTCTTTTTTATATACTTTATGTTATTTCGATTGTTATTTTAAATAATAGTTATTTTATATTTCTATAAA harbors:
- a CDS encoding YfhO family protein, with the protein product MKTKIKLFLKENGRYAFASFLIPFLILALVYLSIGIYPGSSRSILASDAFSQFSNFHASFRNMLLGKQSIFYTWNASLGLNYLSLISYYLGGLFTPLVLLFPNNMMPDALYFLTLLKVGFAGLSFWFLARTYKIPRWGQVALSVSYASISFITAHSEIIMWLDAFIYLPLIILGIHRVMDYKRPTLLFVSYLLLFLSSFYMGFMIGIFSFLYFMARLFSKWSLYKKSIVPYGITSLLAGGASMIIILPAVLDLRSNGETLTQITTLKTEATSYLDIIMKNMIGVYDTTKYGSIPFIYAGLFPLVLCLFYFASRKINLKNKLLYGSLFALLIASFYLVPLNLFWHGMHAPNMFLFRYSYLFSFLVLLLAAKGWERITKEDQGLLLSIIIILAAVFAIAWGLKPNNSYSYITTTSFVLTIVFLSLYALTIGFFQQPKQPVKYLSLLLLLLMTGEASVNTNSMIHGILDDWNYASRSLYTDPAPSIKSLVDQTKQESDTFYRLENLDPISPNDSINYGYSGISLFSSIRNRNSSAYLDSLGFRSRGTNLNIRYANNTLLMDGFTGIKYNIAKNDSSFSKYGFVKESQSDDYTLYKNLNALPLAFTAPVDINHVEQPLTDNLTSQTNLINRLADLNERYFTFYTPTLKSQQNVTVNKTSTGVTYSETTNNQPKTLTWEVRVPANTQAYLSLFPTNYAQLESSTATITVNGVSRKTQISISGQYYDLGYYPQDTTVTFSASFYGTKEVSFMEPKVLGLDVVAYQAAMNQIKENGVAMKTTGRTATGTVNTSEERMLVTTIPYDAGWSAKIDGKAVKVENFKDAFVMIKLPAGKHTVTFSYLPQGFIIGSILFVLCIGLFILYVWYQKKEPKVNKRYKHS
- the rpmB gene encoding 50S ribosomal protein L28, giving the protein MAKVCYFTGRKTKSGNNRSHAMNSTKRTVKPNLQKVRVMIDGKPKKVWVSTRALKSGKVARV